One genomic window of Magnolia sinica isolate HGM2019 chromosome 3, MsV1, whole genome shotgun sequence includes the following:
- the LOC131239484 gene encoding APO protein 3, mitochondrial-like isoform X3, producing MECNTLFGGSIRSFLSLSEAVVSILVEEEEESNHIDAHSKMLLRRTRNLINHSAIILRNFCVCSVSEITSLRASFSTSSRGPKYTELPKRLQKSERKPFVTDVNELKRRARLERQMRQEVREVVLRPPENGMLVKRLVPVAYKVYAARNELLNCVSKIVQHISIHSCSSCGEVHVGPFPHKIRTCNPAVSPSKEHSWAKGSVEHVLPLVESFHLYDRLGRAVSHEECLQVDRIPAIVELCVQAGVDIPDYPTRRRSFPVYNIAGKLIDFELKFPRDDTSGKDIQPFGFWEKHDNPRDSNSRASDSSDLQGLAVRGMEAWEKMRSGAMKLMQKYAVQTCGYCPEVQVGPKGHRARLCQAHKHQLRDGQHAWQEATIDDLMPPVYVWHVRDPQGSGPLVDQLKRYYGKLPAAVELFSQGGAHVGEDYTALMREDIVVPEMDEEKLVV from the exons AGCAATCACATTGATGCTCACAGCAAAATGTTACTGCGTCGAACTCGAAATCTGATAAACCATAGTGCGATAATTCTACGGAACTTCTGTGTATGTTCTGTAAGTGAAATTACAAGTCTGAGAGCCTCATTTTCAACTAGTTCAAGGGGGCCTAAATACACAGAGCTGCCCAAAAGGCTTCAAAAGTCGGAACGGAAGCCGTTTGTGACAGATGTCAATGAGCTGAAGCGTAGAGCTAGATTGGAAAGACAAATGAGGCAGGAAGTGCGTGAGGTTGTTCTGCGGCCCCCTGAAAATGGGATGTTGGTCAAGAGATTGGTCCCTGTCGCATACAAGGTTTATGCCGCCAGAAATGAGCTTCTCAACTGTGTGTCTAAGATTGTCCAGCACATCTCTATTCATTCTTGCAG CTCGTGTGGAGaagttcatgtgggacccttCCCACATAAAATCCGTACGTGCAATCCGGCTGTCAGTCCTAGCAAAGAACACAGCTGGGCAAAAGGAAGCGTTGAGCATGTTCTCCCTCTTGTGGAATCTTTTCATCTCTATGACAGATTGGGGAGAGCCGTTTCACATGAAGAGTGTCTCCAGGTTGACCGGATTCCAGCCATTGTAGAATTATGTGTGCAAGCAGGGGTGGACATCCCTGATTACCCAACAAGGAGACGGTCCTTTCCTGTTTACAATATTGCTGGGaagttgatagattttgaacTGAAATTCCCACGAGACGATACATCTGGAAAAGATATTCAACCATTCGGATTTTGGGAGAAGCATGACAATCCAAGGGATAGCAATTCTCGGGCATCGGACTCTAGTGATCTGCAAG GTCTGGCTGTGAGAGGCATGGAGGCATGGGAGAAAATGCGGTCCGGGGCCATGAAACTCATGCAGAAATACGCCGTCCAAACATGTGGATACTGCCCTGAGGTCCAGGTGGGGCCGAAGGGCCACAGGGCCAGGTTATGCCAAGCACACAAACACCAGCTGAGGGATGGGCAGCACGCATGGCAGGAGGCAACGATCGACGACCTGATGCCTCCAGTGTATGTGTGGCACGTGCGGGACCCTCAGGGCAGCGGCCCACTCGTGGACCAGTTGAAGAGGTACTACGGGAAGCTGCCTGCGGCAGTGGAGCTGTTCTCGCAGGGCGGTGCACATGTGGGAGAGGATTACACAGCTCTGATGAGGGAAGACATTGTGGTGCCTGAAATGGATGAAGAGAAGTTGGTTGTGTGA
- the LOC131239484 gene encoding APO protein 3, mitochondrial-like isoform X4 → MLLRRTRNLINHSAIILRNFCVCSVSEITSLRASFSTSSRGPKYTELPKRLQKSERKPFVTDVNELKRRARLERQMRQEVREVVLRPPENGMLVKRLVPVAYKVYAARNELLNCVSKIVQHISIHSCSSCGEVHVGPFPHKIRTCNPAVSPSKEHSWAKGSVEHVLPLVESFHLYDRLGRAVSHEECLQVDRIPAIVELCVQAGVDIPDYPTRRRSFPVYNIAGKLIDFELKFPRDDTSGKDIQPFGFWEKHDNPRDSNSRASDSSDLQGLAVRGMEAWEKMRSGAMKLMQKYAVQTCGYCPEVQVGPKGHRARLCQAHKHQLRDGQHAWQEATIDDLMPPVYVWHVRDPQGSGPLVDQLKRYYGKLPAAVELFSQGGAHVGEDYTALMREDIVVPEMDEEKLVV, encoded by the exons ATGTTACTGCGTCGAACTCGAAATCTGATAAACCATAGTGCGATAATTCTACGGAACTTCTGTGTATGTTCTGTAAGTGAAATTACAAGTCTGAGAGCCTCATTTTCAACTAGTTCAAGGGGGCCTAAATACACAGAGCTGCCCAAAAGGCTTCAAAAGTCGGAACGGAAGCCGTTTGTGACAGATGTCAATGAGCTGAAGCGTAGAGCTAGATTGGAAAGACAAATGAGGCAGGAAGTGCGTGAGGTTGTTCTGCGGCCCCCTGAAAATGGGATGTTGGTCAAGAGATTGGTCCCTGTCGCATACAAGGTTTATGCCGCCAGAAATGAGCTTCTCAACTGTGTGTCTAAGATTGTCCAGCACATCTCTATTCATTCTTGCAG CTCGTGTGGAGaagttcatgtgggacccttCCCACATAAAATCCGTACGTGCAATCCGGCTGTCAGTCCTAGCAAAGAACACAGCTGGGCAAAAGGAAGCGTTGAGCATGTTCTCCCTCTTGTGGAATCTTTTCATCTCTATGACAGATTGGGGAGAGCCGTTTCACATGAAGAGTGTCTCCAGGTTGACCGGATTCCAGCCATTGTAGAATTATGTGTGCAAGCAGGGGTGGACATCCCTGATTACCCAACAAGGAGACGGTCCTTTCCTGTTTACAATATTGCTGGGaagttgatagattttgaacTGAAATTCCCACGAGACGATACATCTGGAAAAGATATTCAACCATTCGGATTTTGGGAGAAGCATGACAATCCAAGGGATAGCAATTCTCGGGCATCGGACTCTAGTGATCTGCAAG GTCTGGCTGTGAGAGGCATGGAGGCATGGGAGAAAATGCGGTCCGGGGCCATGAAACTCATGCAGAAATACGCCGTCCAAACATGTGGATACTGCCCTGAGGTCCAGGTGGGGCCGAAGGGCCACAGGGCCAGGTTATGCCAAGCACACAAACACCAGCTGAGGGATGGGCAGCACGCATGGCAGGAGGCAACGATCGACGACCTGATGCCTCCAGTGTATGTGTGGCACGTGCGGGACCCTCAGGGCAGCGGCCCACTCGTGGACCAGTTGAAGAGGTACTACGGGAAGCTGCCTGCGGCAGTGGAGCTGTTCTCGCAGGGCGGTGCACATGTGGGAGAGGATTACACAGCTCTGATGAGGGAAGACATTGTGGTGCCTGAAATGGATGAAGAGAAGTTGGTTGTGTGA